The following coding sequences lie in one Arachis ipaensis cultivar K30076 chromosome B03, Araip1.1, whole genome shotgun sequence genomic window:
- the LOC107633938 gene encoding L-ascorbate oxidase homolog has product MARAVILVAMFCLYAATVIAEDPYVYYTWNVSYGTISPLGTPQQAILINNLFPGPEINCSSNNNIVVNVFNNLDEPLLFTWHGIQLRKNSWQDGTPGTMCPIQPGTNYTYKFQVKDQIGSYFYFPSLGLHRMAGGVGGLRIFSRLLIPVPYPDPEDEYWFLIGDWYTKGHKALKQILDRGESIGMPDGVLINGQTAKLDGKEKPLYTMKPGKTYKLRICNIGNKDSLNFRIQGHPMTLVETEGSHTVQNTYESLDVHVGQCFTVLVTANQEPRDYVVVASTRFTGYFLDGKALIGYEGSDKAASLFIPHAPITWFWSLNQFKTFRWNLTASAARPNPQGSYHYGQINITRTIKFVNSVFRDRGKLRYAINGVSHVDPETPLKLAQYYGVDDKVFKYNIISDNPHDFISKITVAPNVLTATFRDFIEIIFENPTISVQSYNLGGYSFFLVGMEEGRWGPEKRETYNLLDAVSRHTVQVFPNSWSAILLTFDNAGMWNLRSENAENRYLGQQMYISVLSPEKSLRDEYNLPLTQQICGIVKDMPVPGPVYH; this is encoded by the exons ATGGCTCGCGCAGTCATTTTAGTGGCAATGTTTTGCCTCTATGCAGCAACCGTGATTGCTGAAGATCCATATGTTTACTACACATGGAATGTCTCTTATGGTACGATTTCTCCATTGGGTACTCCACAACAAGCTATCCTCATCAACAACCTGTTCCCTGGCCCTGAGATCAATTGCTCCAGCAACAACAACATCGTTGTCAATGTCTTCAACAACCTGGACGAGCCTCTCCTCTTCACCTGGCATGGTATCCAGTTGAGGAAGAATTCATGGCAAGATGGTACACCAGGAACAATGTGCCCCATCCAACCGGGGACCAACTACACCTACAAGTTCCAGGTGAAGGATCAGATCGGTAGCTACTTCTACTTCCCAAGCCTTGGGCTCCATAGAATGGCTGGTGGTGTTGGTGGCTTGAGAATATTCAGCAGGTTGTTGATCCCAGTTCCATACCCAGATCCCGAGGATGAGTACTGGTTCCTCATTGGTGACTGGTACACCAAGGGCCACAAGGCGCTCAAGCAGATCCTTGACAGAGGCGAGTCCATTGGAATGCCTGACGGTGTTCTCATCAACGGTCAAACTGCCAAACTCGACGGCAAAGAGAAACCACTCTACACAATGAAGCCTGGAAAGACCTACAAACTCAGAATCTGCAACATTGGTAACAAAGACTCCTTGAACTTCAGAATCCAAGGCCATCCCATGACACTTGTTGAGACTGAAGGCTCCCACACCGTTCAGAACACCTACGAGTCCCTTGATGTCCACGTCGGACAGTGCTTCACCGTTCTCGTCACCGCCAATCAGGAGCCAAGGGACTACGTCGTTGTTGCCTCCACTCGCTTCACCGGTTACTTCCTTGACGGAAAGGCACTCATTGGCTACGAAGGCTCCGATAAAGCCGCTTCCTTGTTCATTCCACACGCTCCTATAACCTGGTTCTGGTCTCTCAACCAGTTCAAGACATTCAGATGGAACCTTACTGCTAGCGCCGCCAGGCCTAACCCTCAGGGATCTTACCATTACGGTCAGATTAACATTACTCGCACCATCAAGTTCGTCAACTCTGTCTTCAGGGATCGTGGCAAGCTCAGGTACGCCATCAACGGTGTTTCCCACGTTGATCCCGAGACTCCACTCAAACTCGCTCAGTACTACGGCGTTGATGATAAGGTCTTCAAGTACAACATCATCAGCGACAACCCCCACGATTTCATCAGCAAGATCACCGTCGCCCCTAACGTCCTCACCGCCACCTTCCGGGATTTCATCGAGATCATCTTCGAGAACCCCACCATATCCGTCCAGTCCTACAACCTTGGCGGTTACTCCTTCTTCCTCGTCGG CATGGAGGAAGGAAGGTGGGGCCCAGAAAAGAGAGAGACCTACAACCTTCTTGATGCAGTGAGCAGGCACACCGTGCAAGTGTTCCCTAATTCATGGTCGGCGATTTTGTTGACATTCGACAACGCTGGAATGTGGAACTTGAGGTCGGAGAATGCGGAGAACCGCTACCTGGGACAACAGATGTACATTAGTGTGTTGTCACCGGAGAAGTCGTTGAGGGATGAGTACAACCTTCCCCTGACGCAGCAAATCTGCGGTATCGTAAAGGACATGCCAGTTCCGGGACCTGTGTACCACTAG